Proteins encoded together in one Palaemon carinicauda isolate YSFRI2023 chromosome 45, ASM3689809v2, whole genome shotgun sequence window:
- the LOC137634639 gene encoding cyclic GMP-AMP synthase-like receptor 1 isoform X2 — MDFRNIEAAKFLKQINRQLMPIVKSNRDLVNVFLDELRHSLRNDEAPQSFAIQIIHVGSSYEKLVVDTTADFDILVSLREEYVSENFYIERDPSGYFLLEAREDVTDIRYLDYNNYLDSSKLRSSIFKKLIWHIRQVFVDDTTIKCQKGLAALNVKLYERSGQRRRVSIDFVPQIPVHTWGQCPDLLSLSEMPRCLRQYIDRTNRHKNPCMFFSLGIPKADMFPNVNLLFNPSFPLLEKNFINEETDIQDMVLLVKYIAKKRNWEDEHHFKSFHAKRVALKYYDELTGMEPWDGCLRLLKKLEKEVASGAIDGYFVIDQPLRKWKRRESQDFIREIKTVKRMNIRDI; from the coding sequence ATGGATTTCCGTAATATAGAGGCAGCGAAGTTTTTGAAGCAAATAAATAGGCAATTAATGCCTATAGTGAAAAGTAACCGGGATCTGGTCAATGTTTTTCTAGATGAACTAAGACATTCTCTGAGGAACGATGAAGCCCCTCAATCATTTGCGATCCAAATCATTCACGTCGGCAGTTCTTATGAGAAATTGGTTGTGGACACAACAGCCGATTTTGACATCTTAGTGTCACTCCGGGAAGAATACGTTTCTGAGAATTTCTACATTGAAAGAGACCCCAGTGGATACTTCCTTCTCGAAGCAAGAGAAGATGTCACCGATATAAGGTACTTGGATTACAACAATTATCTAGACTCATCAAAGTTGCGGTCGAGTATTTTCAAAAAATTGATATGGCACATTAGACAAGTGTTTGTTGACGATACCACAATCAAATGTCAGAAGGGTTTAGCTGCATTGAATGTGAAGTTGTACGAACGTAGTGGCCAAAGACGTAGAGTGTCTATTGATTTTGTGCCCCAAATTCCAGTTCACACCTGGGGTCAGTGTCCCGACTTATTGTCCTTGTCAGAAATGCCCCGATGTCTTAGGCAGTATATTGATAGAACGAATAGACACAAAAATCCTTGCATGTTCTTCTCTCTTGGCATCCCAAAAGCTGATATGTTTCCAAATGTAAATCTACTATTCAACCCCTCGTTTCCCTTGCTGGAGAAGAATTTCATCAATGAAGAGACGGACATCCAAGACATGGTTTTACTGGTGAAATACATAGCCAAGAAGCGCAACTGGGAGGACGAGCACCATTTCAAGTCCTTCCATGCCAAGAGAGTCGCCTTGAAGTACTATGACGAACTCACGGGAATGGAACCTTGGGACGGGTGTCTGCGTTTGCTGAAGAAACTGGAAAAGGAGGTGGCCAGTGGTGCAATCGATGGGTACTTTGTTATAGATCAGCCTCTCAGAAAATGGAAAAGAAGAGAGTCACAAGATTTCATAAGAGAGATCAAGACTGTCAAAAGAATGAACATCAGAGATATATAG
- the LOC137634708 gene encoding uncharacterized protein, with protein MVKKAEKKKSSKVFQKKKKGGTCDIYPCDLYNETIEQSSRSWDLYNETIDSIEQSSRSCDLYNETIEQRPRSWDLYNETIEQSSRSCDLYNETIDSIEQSSRSCDLYNETIEQRPRSWDLYNETIEQSSRSCDLYNETIDSIEQSSRSCDLYNETIDS; from the exons ATGGTTAAAAAAGCTGAAAAAAAGAAGAGTTCTAAAGtgtttcagaagaagaagaaaggaggaaCGTGTGACATAT ATCCTTGCGACTTGTATAATGAGACCATAGAACAAAGTTCCAGATCGTGGGACTTGTATAATGAGACCATAGATTCCATAGAACAAAGTTCCAGATCATGTGACTTGTATAATGAGACCATAGAACAAAGACCCAGATCGTGGGACTTGTATAATGAGACCATAGAACAAAGTTCCAGATCGTGTGACTTGTATAATGAGACCATAGATTCCATAGAACAAAGTTCCAGATCATGTGACTTGTATAATGAGACCATAGAACAAAGACCCAGATCGTGGGACTTGTATAATGAGACCATAGAACAAAGTTCCAGATCGTGTGACTTGTATAATGAGACCATAGATTCCATAGAACAAAGTTCCAGATCATGTGACTTGTATAATGAGACCATAGATTCATAG
- the LOC137634639 gene encoding uncharacterized protein isoform X3 — MDINNREAVKLLANLSSSITPAVKSNRELVDEFLEKFRSTLTHKVTPNSFTIKIIHGGSSYENLAVDNKADFDITVSLGREFVSENFDVERDPSGFFILEAKQHMRHLDCNNLLDSSRLRNGLFRVLQHHIDQVKIPDTTITHQEGLSALGVELQEHSGPRRRVSIDLVPQIPFRTWGQCPDLLSLSEMPRCLRQYIDRTNRNKNPCMFFSLGIPKAERFPNPDQLFNISFSLLEKNFINEETDIRDMVRLVKYIAKKRHWKDNHHFKSFYAKRVAVKYYDELQGMKPWDGCLRLLEELEGEVANRVIDGYFVGNQPLREWKHDEAQNFIREIRTVRRMNITDI, encoded by the coding sequence ATGGATATCAATAACAGAGAAGCCGTGAAATTGTTAGCAAACTTGAGCAGCTCGATAACGCCTGCAGTGAAGAGTAACCGGGAACTGGTCGATGAGTTTTTAGAAAAATTCAGGAGTACACTAACGCATAAAGTAACACCTAATTCATTTACGATCAAGATAATTCATGGCGGCAGTTCTTATGAGAATTTGGCAGTGGATAACAAAGCCGATTTTGACATCACAGTGTCGCTAGGGAGAGAATTCGTCTCTGAGAATTTCGACGTTGAGCGAGACCCCAGTGGATTTTTCATTCTCGAAGCCAAACAACACATGAGGCACCTGGATTGCAACAATTTGCTAGACAGTTCCCGGCTGCGGAATGGTCTTTTTCGCGTCTTGCAACATCATATTGACCAGGTGAAAATTCCTGATACCACAATCACACACCAAGAGGGCTTATCTGCCCTAGGTGTTGAGTTGCAAGAACACAGTGGTCCCAGACGAAGAGTCTCTATAGATTTAGTGCCCCAAATACCTTTTCGCACCTGGGGTCAGTGTCCTGACTTATTGTCCCTGTCAGAAATGCCCCGATGTCTTAGACAGTATATTGACAGAACGAACAGAAACAAAAATCCTTGCATGTTCTTCTCTCTCGGAATCCCGAAAGCTGAAAGGTTTCCAAATCCAGACCAGTTATTCAACATCTCGTTTTCCTTGCTGGAGAAGAATTTCATCAATGAAGAGACAGACATCCGAGACATGGTTCGACTGGTGAAATACATCGCCAAGAAGCGCCATTGGAAGGACAATCACCATTTCAAGTCATTCTATGCAAAGCGAGTCGCCGTGAAGTATTACGACGAACTCCAGGGAATGAAACCTTGGGATGGGTGTTTGCGTTTGCTGGAAGAACTGGAAGGAGAGGTGGCCAATCGCGTCATCGATGGGTACTTTGTTGGAAATCAACCGCTCAGGGAATGGAAACACGACGAAGCGCAGAATTTCATAAGAGAAATCAGGACCGTTAGAAGGATGAACATCACAGATATCTAG